In a single window of the Montipora capricornis isolate CH-2021 chromosome 11, ASM3666992v2, whole genome shotgun sequence genome:
- the LOC138024592 gene encoding uncharacterized protein → MERCEHEPAAKKHCPKKLDFKNATDNRERDFVDMNKIHHDHSYLCRQEQAIPEDSTVSSDVSLPPGTTSTECQTDLKADEIEYLITELEECRKKITILEGKVENKKRLKRELNTEDMLRDDESVKFYTGLPNLACFNSTLNLIQPYTENIKYCESKSYYQSDASKRKPGRLRQLSVKEEYLLVLCRLRLRILNRHLGDLFGVSESTISKIVTTWVCLLAKIFDGTLLQWPSREEVQRQFPKSFKNYPDTRVIIDATEFFIEKPTSPCAQKATWSDYKHHNTVKLLVGIAPNGAFTFISKLWSGSTSDRKIVQESGLIDLLEEGDHLMADRGFNIRDLLTRRGVKLNIPPFSKGKQLSRRARAMTSSIAKVRIHVERAIERLKNFRIFEGNMPLSMVGIANQLVIVCAAICNLLPPLAK, encoded by the exons ATGGAGCGCTGTGAACATGAGCCTGCCGCAAAGAAGCATTGTCCtaaaaagcttgattttaagaATGCCACGGATAATCGTGAGAGAGACTTTGTTGACATGAATAAAATTCACCACGATCACTCGTATTTATGCCGCCAGGAACAGGCAATACCTGAAGACAGCACGGTGAGTAGTGATGTCAGTCTTCCTCCAGGTACAACTTCTACAGAGTGTCAAACGGACTTGAAAGCTGACGAAATTGAATACCTGATAACAGAACTTGAAGAGTGTAGGAAGAAAATCACGATACTTGAgggaaaagttgaaaacaaaaagagacTCAAAAGAGAGCTCAACACTGAAGACATGCTAAGGGATGATGAATCCGTGAAATTTTACACCGGCTTACCAAACCTTGCGTGTTTCAATAGTACCTTGAATCTAATTCAACCAtacacagaaaatattaaaTACTGTGAATCCAAATCTTACTATCAGAGTGATGCGTCAAAACGAAAGCCTGGCAGATTGAGGCAACTTTCAGTAAAGGAAGAGTATCTTTTGGTATTATGTAGGCTGCGTTTGCGTATCCTGAACCGACACCTGGGAGACCTGTTTGGTGTTTCCGAGTCCACCATTTCTAAGATTGTCACAACATGGGTTTGTCTACTGGCCAAAATTTTTGATGGCACTTTACTTCAGTGGCCATCTCGTGAAGAAGTTCAGCGCCAATTTCCAAAGTCGTTCAAGAATTACCCTGATACCAGGGTGATTATTGATGCAACAGAGTTCTTTATTGAGAAGCCAACATCCCCTTGTGCACAGAAAGCAACGTGGAGTGACTATAAACACCACAACACGGTGAAATTATTGGTGGGAATTGCACCCAATGGAGctttcactttcatttccaAATTGTGGTCTGGCAGTACCAGCGACCGTAAGATTGTGCAAGAAAGTGGTCTTATTGACCTCCTTGAAGAGGGAGATCATTTAATGGCAGATAGGGGATTCAATATACGAGACCTATTAACAAGAAGAGGTGTGAAACTTAATATTCCTCCATTCTCAAAAG GTAAACAGCTGTCAAGAAGAGCAAGAGCCATGACATCCAGCATTGCTAAAGTTAGGATTCATGTTGAGCGTGCCATTGAAAGATTGAAAAATTTCAGAATCTTTGAGGGCAATATGCCATTATCAATGGTGGGGATAGCTAATCAGCTAGTGATTGTCTGTGCTGCAATTTGCAATTTACTTCCACCACTAGCAAAATAA